In a genomic window of Allomeiothermus silvanus DSM 9946:
- a CDS encoding pseudouridine-5'-phosphate glycosidase: protein MRLSAEVETALREGQPVVALESTVITHGLPRPLNLHTAQRLEAAVREEGAIPATIAVLGGEVVAGLGSQELEQLALDDKADKASLWNLAALAAQGKNAGTTVATTTFLAHRAGIAVFATGGIGGVHPDPYDESADLTELARTPIIVVCSGAKSILNLAATLERLESYGVTLLGYRTDKFPAFHTPESPFSLPAKAESPQEVARIYARARELGLPSATLVTNPVSRGLPFEQVQAWVEQANQEAARHGIQGKSLTPYLLRRISELSGGQTDQVNLRLLEENARLAARIAGALVHRG from the coding sequence ATGCGCCTATCCGCCGAAGTTGAAACCGCCCTGCGCGAGGGCCAGCCGGTGGTGGCCCTGGAGTCCACCGTCATCACCCACGGGCTGCCGCGCCCCTTGAACTTGCACACCGCGCAAAGGCTCGAGGCCGCCGTCCGCGAGGAGGGGGCTATTCCCGCGACCATCGCCGTGCTGGGGGGCGAGGTGGTAGCGGGCCTGGGTTCCCAGGAACTTGAACAGCTAGCCCTCGACGACAAAGCCGACAAGGCCAGCCTGTGGAACCTGGCGGCCCTGGCCGCGCAGGGTAAAAACGCCGGAACCACCGTCGCCACCACCACTTTCCTGGCGCACCGGGCGGGGATCGCGGTGTTCGCCACCGGGGGAATCGGCGGGGTCCACCCCGACCCCTACGACGAATCCGCCGACCTTACCGAGCTTGCGCGTACCCCTATCATCGTGGTGTGCTCAGGAGCCAAGAGCATCCTGAACCTCGCCGCTACCCTCGAGCGGCTGGAGTCCTACGGGGTAACCCTGCTCGGCTACCGCACCGACAAATTCCCGGCCTTCCACACCCCCGAAAGCCCTTTTAGCCTTCCGGCCAAGGCCGAAAGCCCCCAAGAGGTGGCCCGGATCTACGCGCGCGCCAGGGAACTAGGGCTCCCTTCCGCAACCTTGGTGACCAACCCGGTAAGCCGGGGACTCCCTTTCGAACAGGTGCAGGCCTGGGTCGAGCAGGCTAACCAAGAAGCAGCCCGCCACGGCATCCAAGGCAAGAGCCTAACCCCTTACCTGCTGCGGCGGATCTCCGAGCTTTCCGGCGGCCAGACCGATCAGGTCAATCTGCGCTTGCTCGAGGAAAACGCCCGACTGGCCGCCCGCATCGCCGGTGCCTTAGTCCACCGGGGCTAA
- a CDS encoding RodZ domain-containing protein, which yields MCETGRRLKEAREAQGRSLAEMARQLSLRKAILEALEECRYEELPEAALSRGYLRRYAQILGLDPEPLLAEFPAKTGSRSANLTGEAAPPRRGLPIWFWTLLLLILIGAGVAAWRLFTIQNKPTTVEVAPPPPPAPPQRVTLRVTTQPPGARVYLDGFLLGQSPVQAPGIEVGERVLRIEAPGFKPYQTTLRLTENKDLSVALEVAPPPPAASNPSPTPANPQTTPPTNTPSVVLRLEGRSWVRVTTANGQKLYEGIPAQGTVLTYSQPVVVRAGNPAAVRVTVNGQDQGVMGQPGQPITRRYPASP from the coding sequence ATGTGCGAAACCGGACGGAGGCTCAAGGAAGCCCGCGAAGCCCAGGGCAGAAGCTTGGCCGAGATGGCCCGGCAACTCTCGTTGCGCAAGGCCATCCTCGAGGCACTGGAGGAATGCCGCTACGAAGAACTCCCCGAGGCCGCGTTATCCCGCGGGTATCTTCGCCGCTACGCGCAGATCCTGGGCCTAGACCCAGAGCCCTTGCTGGCCGAGTTCCCGGCCAAGACCGGATCCCGCTCAGCTAATCTCACCGGGGAGGCCGCCCCTCCGCGCAGAGGGCTCCCCATCTGGTTCTGGACCTTATTGCTGCTGATCTTGATAGGGGCCGGGGTAGCAGCTTGGCGGCTGTTCACTATCCAAAACAAACCCACCACCGTAGAAGTCGCCCCACCTCCACCCCCGGCCCCCCCCCAACGGGTCACCCTGCGGGTCACTACCCAGCCTCCCGGGGCCAGGGTGTACCTGGATGGCTTCCTGCTGGGGCAGTCTCCGGTGCAGGCCCCCGGCATCGAAGTGGGCGAGCGGGTACTGCGGATAGAAGCCCCCGGATTCAAACCCTACCAGACCACATTGCGTCTTACGGAGAACAAAGACCTCTCGGTAGCGCTCGAGGTAGCGCCGCCCCCGCCCGCGGCATCTAATCCCAGTCCAACCCCGGCCAATCCCCAGACTACTCCGCCGACCAATACCCCAAGCGTGGTGCTGCGGCTCGAGGGCCGCAGTTGGGTCCGGGTCACTACCGCCAACGGGCAGAAACTCTACGAGGGCATCCCGGCCCAGGGCACGGTCCTCACCTATAGCCAGCCGGTAGTGGTGCGGGCCGGGAACCCCGCCGCGGTGCGGGTGACGGTGAACGGCCAAGATCAAGGGGTGATGGGCCAGCCGGGCCAGCCCATCACCCGCCGCTACCCGGCCAGCCCCTAG
- a CDS encoding low molecular weight protein-tyrosine-phosphatase has protein sequence MIRVLFVCSGNICRSPMAEGIFWRMLRERGLEAEFEVDSAGTGAWHVGEEADPRAKEVLQRHGADFPHIARQLQREDDGYDYLFAMDKSHLEHLYRMFPQSRHKIRLLLGNGEVPDPYYGGLEDFEEVYRMLEGALRDFLEELGRGSRRQVE, from the coding sequence ATGATCCGAGTACTCTTCGTCTGTTCCGGCAATATCTGCCGCAGCCCGATGGCCGAGGGCATCTTCTGGCGGATGCTCCGCGAGCGCGGCCTGGAAGCCGAGTTCGAGGTGGACTCGGCGGGTACCGGCGCCTGGCACGTAGGCGAGGAAGCCGACCCGCGCGCCAAGGAGGTACTGCAGCGGCACGGGGCCGACTTCCCCCACATCGCCCGCCAGCTCCAGCGCGAGGATGATGGCTACGACTATCTCTTCGCCATGGACAAAAGCCACCTCGAGCACTTGTACCGGATGTTTCCCCAGTCGCGCCACAAAATCCGGCTGCTGCTGGGAAACGGCGAGGTCCCCGACCCCTACTATGGGGGCCTCGAGGACTTCGAGGAGGTGTACCGGATGTTAGAAGGGGCCCTCCGGGATTTTCTCGAGGAGTTGGGGAGAGGCTCACGCCGACAGGTGGAGTGA
- a CDS encoding DUF4388 domain-containing protein: protein MEGDFSLLGPIDLLQLLSQSKQSGGFYVPRGEIYLDKGRPVHASYRGIGGAEGLYRILGLREGPFRFSLGDRTPEQTLTESLEHYLLQAIRQLDERIEVGVFDRVVLTVNNLPSQLTLLPNELAVLSQLNDPLSPLELSARSKFGLEAITALLGHLARLGLVKVQHRLAHTAQLRTALTEGRGTMARLDPLVIRAWMHQYGRFEAVEVQAGERQVRLMIEAQPGAGARMLLTAEGLVFHNLRAEQEVLVWPAL, encoded by the coding sequence GTGGAAGGCGACTTCAGCCTGCTGGGGCCGATTGACCTCTTGCAGCTTCTGAGCCAGAGCAAGCAAAGCGGAGGGTTTTACGTGCCGCGCGGGGAGATCTATCTGGATAAGGGTCGCCCGGTACACGCCAGCTACCGCGGGATAGGCGGAGCTGAGGGGCTTTACCGGATCCTGGGCTTGCGCGAGGGACCATTCCGCTTCTCGTTGGGGGACCGCACTCCCGAGCAAACCCTTACGGAATCGCTGGAGCACTACCTACTCCAGGCCATTCGCCAGCTCGACGAGCGAATCGAGGTAGGGGTCTTCGACCGAGTGGTTCTCACGGTGAACAACCTTCCTTCCCAGCTCACCCTGCTTCCCAACGAACTCGCCGTCTTGAGCCAACTCAACGACCCGCTCTCGCCGCTCGAGCTTTCCGCCCGCAGCAAGTTCGGGCTCGAGGCCATCACCGCATTGCTCGGCCACCTGGCCCGGTTGGGACTGGTCAAGGTGCAACACCGCCTGGCCCACACCGCCCAGCTCCGCACCGCCCTCACCGAAGGGCGAGGCACGATGGCCCGGTTGGATCCGCTGGTAATCCGGGCCTGGATGCACCAGTACGGCCGCTTCGAGGCAGTAGAGGTGCAAGCGGGCGAGCGCCAAGTGCGGCTAATGATCGAGGCTCAGCCCGGGGCGGGCGCGCGGATGCTGCTCACCGCCGAGGGGCTGGTGTTTCACAACCTGCGGGCCGAGCAGGAGGTTTTGGTGTGGCCTGCGCTCTAA
- a CDS encoding fructosamine kinase family protein produces MSTSAVDLLQRAGLGEYPLEVLSGGMISQVTRAGPYVVKTHAHPPKGMFPAEARGLDALRQAGVRVPQVYWASPEGLVLEYLEPGEPDWEGLARMLCALHRTSAPTYGWDEPVFLGSFALPTGTGEDWTHFWAEHRMRPWLEATWSKLGGLGPRIEKILSSPLPSEGPTLLHGDLWHGNVYFAQSGPALLDPSTWWGERAVDLAMMELFGGFPGEFWRHYQGLCPIPPEVRRAIPAYQLYYLLAHVHFFGTSYLGAVKRVLEQVEQ; encoded by the coding sequence ATGTCCACCTCTGCTGTTGACCTCCTCCAACGAGCTGGACTAGGGGAGTATCCTCTGGAGGTCTTAAGCGGGGGGATGATCAGCCAGGTCACCCGGGCCGGGCCGTATGTGGTCAAAACCCACGCCCATCCCCCCAAAGGGATGTTCCCGGCCGAAGCCCGGGGGCTCGACGCCCTCAGGCAAGCAGGGGTGCGCGTTCCCCAGGTGTACTGGGCTTCTCCCGAGGGGCTGGTGCTCGAGTACCTCGAGCCTGGCGAACCCGACTGGGAGGGTCTGGCCCGGATGCTCTGCGCCCTGCACCGAACCAGTGCGCCCACCTACGGCTGGGATGAGCCGGTGTTTTTGGGGAGCTTTGCACTGCCTACGGGCACCGGCGAGGACTGGACCCACTTCTGGGCCGAGCATCGGATGCGGCCTTGGCTCGAGGCGACCTGGAGCAAGCTGGGAGGGCTGGGGCCACGCATCGAGAAAATTCTCTCCTCTCCCCTCCCCAGTGAAGGCCCTACCCTGCTCCACGGGGATCTGTGGCATGGAAACGTCTACTTCGCCCAAAGCGGACCCGCCCTCTTAGACCCCTCGACATGGTGGGGTGAGCGGGCCGTAGACCTAGCCATGATGGAGCTATTTGGCGGCTTCCCCGGAGAGTTCTGGCGCCATTACCAGGGGCTTTGCCCGATTCCCCCCGAGGTCCGGCGGGCCATCCCGGCCTACCAGCTTTACTACCTGCTAGCCCACGTCCACTTCTTCGGCACGAGCTATCTGGGAGCGGTGAAGCGGGTGCTCGAGCAGGTAGAGCAATAA